Proteins co-encoded in one Nocardioides sp. genomic window:
- the cysD gene encoding sulfate adenylyltransferase subunit CysD, with product MSAAPATHADYQLSQLDQLEAESIHIFREVAAEFEKPVLMFSGGKDSIVMLRLAEKAFHPAKIPFPVLQVDTGLDFDEVLQTRDRWVERLGVRLIVASVDQAIADGIVTDDGKTSRNRLQIGTLLNAIEENGFTAAFGGGRRDEEKARAKERVYSHRDEFGQWDPKNQRPELWSLYNGRLHEGEHMRIFPISNWTELDVWHYIGREGIEIPSIYYSHERDVIARDGMLLSASEVVQPKGNEKIERRRVRFRTVGDKSQTGSVESEADTIEKIIDEIAIARVTERGATRGDDRFSEAAMEDRKKEGYF from the coding sequence ATGAGTGCAGCGCCAGCAACCCACGCCGATTATCAGCTCAGCCAACTGGACCAACTCGAAGCCGAGTCGATCCACATCTTCCGCGAGGTCGCGGCCGAGTTCGAGAAGCCGGTCCTGATGTTCTCCGGCGGCAAGGACTCCATCGTCATGCTGCGACTGGCCGAGAAGGCCTTCCACCCGGCGAAGATCCCGTTCCCGGTCCTGCAGGTCGACACCGGACTCGACTTCGACGAGGTGCTGCAGACGCGCGACCGTTGGGTCGAGCGACTCGGCGTACGCCTGATCGTGGCCAGCGTCGACCAGGCGATCGCCGACGGCATCGTCACCGACGACGGCAAGACCAGCCGCAACCGACTCCAGATCGGCACCCTGCTCAACGCGATCGAGGAGAACGGCTTCACCGCCGCCTTCGGTGGCGGTCGCCGCGACGAGGAGAAGGCGCGCGCCAAGGAGCGGGTCTACTCCCACCGTGACGAGTTCGGTCAGTGGGACCCCAAGAACCAACGCCCCGAGTTGTGGAGCCTGTACAACGGCCGCCTGCACGAGGGCGAGCACATGCGGATCTTCCCGATCAGCAACTGGACCGAGCTCGACGTGTGGCACTACATCGGCCGCGAAGGCATCGAGATCCCGTCGATCTACTACTCGCACGAACGCGACGTGATCGCGCGTGACGGCATGCTGTTGTCCGCCTCCGAGGTGGTGCAGCCCAAGGGCAACGAGAAGATCGAGCGTCGCCGCGTCCGCTTCCGCACGGTGGGCGACAAGTCCCAGACCGGCTCGGTCGAGTCCGAGGCCGACACGATCGAGAAGATCATCGACGAGATCGCGATCGCCCGAGTGACCGAGCGAGGCGCCACCCGAGGCGACGACCGCTTCTCCGAAGCGGCGATGGAAGACCGCAAGAAGGAAGGCTACTTCTGA